The Mucilaginibacter terrenus genome has a segment encoding these proteins:
- a CDS encoding TonB-dependent receptor, with protein MIKRLAPLLLLLFIAAKVSAQQPRSVSGSLVDSVGAVPGMTVKLTSEKDSVVVASDIKGAFVFGAVFSKNFKITVSGLGYQAFSRRYAMDDNTGAIRLEPIRLIMATNMLNTVNVTAINPITIKEDTVEYKAAAYKVREGSPVEDLLKKLPGVSVDKDGNVTAHGKQVTKVRVNGKNYFSGDVQTATQNLPADIVENIQVIDDYGDQANLTGIKTGDPEKILNITIQKGKRTGKFGQGTAGIGNDDRYVVRASANAFKEDEQLSLIGTINNTNANAFNLGSGGGGGGRGGRGGGNAGASGGVSTANGITTNRSLGFNYRNEWGKKITAYGSYSFADRDKLATTTSQQQNLFQSGTIINNDNSESKTHNLNHRFDFNIEYRIDTLNYLKVNPSFSYNSSNDNTSDVFSNTRNNSLVTGNELALTNATSPSGGVSVLYNHKFRKKGRNFSINTNLNYSKNTQDLNDQYTTRQDTVVTPLYQQINTNNSSSRVGVSLSYTEPLVAGNFLEANYAYNRSNTDNERDNFNIDPLTGVQTFTDSLSTLYNYQFITNRFGLNLRGVKAKYNYTLGLAVQPTELNGQSKNFSTSTHTFNYIPTARFIYNFSRNHSLAVNYTGSNNQPSFTQLQLQPDFSNPQNRVYGNPDLKPEFSNNISLRYNQFDIASGNSLFTNLSFTSTQDKIVANTRPVTLDSSAIGTRNNTAQETRYLNTDGFYSANGNYAFSKPFANRKFTVTLNGGASFSNNVSFIEDERNVGKNWVFNQGARLRIDIDSLMDTEISGNYSVNTTKYSLPSSINTNARTWTLGLDGRNYFFNDWVLGYNLTQTINNGFSSTVKANPTLLSTYVEYQFLKSHIGSLRFQAFDLFNQNTGVSRSVAGNQIIDTRTNRLGRYFMLTFTLRLQKFAGSQRGRGNGGGGRRNFGGGRRGGGQ; from the coding sequence ATGATCAAACGTTTAGCCCCCTTGTTGTTATTATTATTTATTGCTGCAAAAGTGTCTGCCCAACAGCCAAGATCTGTTAGCGGATCTTTAGTAGATAGCGTAGGTGCCGTGCCGGGGATGACGGTGAAGCTCACATCAGAGAAAGACAGCGTGGTGGTGGCGAGCGATATTAAGGGTGCGTTTGTCTTTGGCGCTGTATTTTCTAAAAACTTTAAAATAACGGTAAGCGGGCTAGGTTACCAGGCGTTCTCAAGGCGGTACGCTATGGATGATAATACCGGCGCTATACGTTTGGAGCCCATAAGGTTGATAATGGCAACCAACATGCTGAACACGGTTAATGTTACGGCCATAAACCCTATCACCATAAAAGAAGACACTGTTGAATACAAAGCCGCTGCCTACAAAGTGCGGGAAGGCTCGCCGGTTGAGGATTTGTTAAAAAAGTTGCCCGGCGTATCAGTAGACAAGGACGGCAACGTAACTGCACATGGGAAACAAGTTACCAAGGTGCGGGTAAACGGCAAAAATTACTTTAGCGGGGATGTACAAACCGCTACGCAAAACCTTCCGGCAGATATCGTGGAGAACATACAGGTGATTGATGACTACGGCGACCAGGCTAACCTTACAGGCATTAAAACGGGCGATCCTGAAAAGATATTAAACATCACTATACAAAAAGGGAAACGTACGGGCAAGTTTGGCCAGGGTACCGCCGGGATAGGTAACGATGACCGGTATGTTGTACGTGCATCGGCAAATGCCTTTAAGGAAGATGAGCAACTGTCACTTATTGGTACTATAAATAATACCAATGCCAACGCTTTTAACCTTGGATCAGGTGGAGGTGGTGGCGGGCGCGGTGGACGTGGCGGAGGCAACGCCGGCGCTTCCGGCGGGGTAAGTACCGCTAATGGTATCACCACAAACCGCTCGCTGGGATTCAACTACCGCAACGAATGGGGCAAGAAAATAACTGCTTATGGCAGCTACAGTTTTGCCGACCGTGATAAGCTGGCAACTACTACATCGCAGCAACAAAACCTCTTTCAATCGGGTACCATCATCAATAATGATAATAGCGAAAGCAAAACACATAACCTTAACCACCGATTCGACTTCAACATCGAGTACCGCATAGATACACTCAACTACCTGAAGGTAAACCCTAGCTTTTCGTACAATTCATCAAACGATAACACCTCGGATGTCTTTAGCAACACCCGCAACAATTCACTTGTAACCGGTAACGAACTTGCACTTACCAACGCAACATCTCCCAGCGGCGGTGTGAGCGTGCTGTACAATCATAAGTTCCGCAAGAAAGGGCGCAACTTTAGCATCAATACCAATCTTAACTATTCAAAAAACACACAGGACCTAAACGATCAGTACACCACCCGGCAGGACACCGTTGTAACGCCGCTGTATCAGCAAATAAATACTAACAACAGCTCGTCCCGGGTTGGGGTGTCGTTATCCTATACAGAGCCGCTGGTCGCCGGTAATTTTTTGGAAGCAAATTATGCTTATAACCGCAGCAATACTGATAATGAACGTGACAACTTCAACATTGATCCGCTTACCGGCGTGCAAACCTTTACCGATTCGTTAAGCACTTTATATAACTATCAGTTCATCACTAACCGTTTTGGATTGAACCTGCGTGGTGTAAAGGCCAAATACAACTACACTCTCGGCCTGGCAGTACAGCCAACTGAGTTAAACGGGCAGTCGAAAAATTTCAGCACCAGTACACATACCTTTAACTATATACCTACAGCAAGATTCATCTACAACTTTTCACGCAACCACTCGCTTGCAGTTAACTACACCGGAAGTAACAACCAGCCAAGTTTTACACAGCTGCAGTTACAACCGGATTTTTCTAACCCCCAAAATCGCGTCTACGGCAACCCGGATCTGAAGCCGGAGTTCAGCAACAATATCAGCCTGCGCTACAACCAGTTTGACATTGCCAGCGGAAACTCCTTGTTTACTAACTTGTCTTTTACTTCTACGCAGGATAAAATAGTAGCCAATACGCGGCCGGTAACGCTGGACAGCAGTGCTATAGGCACCCGCAACAATACAGCACAGGAAACGCGCTATTTGAATACCGATGGCTTTTACTCAGCCAATGGCAATTACGCGTTCTCAAAACCGTTTGCTAACCGAAAGTTCACAGTGACACTTAACGGCGGAGCAAGTTTTAGCAACAATGTTTCTTTTATAGAGGACGAGCGTAATGTGGGTAAGAACTGGGTATTTAACCAGGGCGCCCGGCTAAGGATTGATATTGACAGCCTGATGGATACGGAGATAAGTGGTAATTACAGCGTAAACACCACTAAGTACAGTTTGCCGTCTTCTATAAACACCAATGCCCGTACCTGGACGCTGGGACTAGATGGCCGCAACTACTTCTTTAATGACTGGGTATTGGGTTATAATCTTACCCAAACTATAAACAACGGCTTCAGCAGCACCGTAAAGGCCAACCCTACCCTGCTAAGTACTTATGTAGAGTACCAGTTTTTGAAAAGCCATATAGGTTCTCTGCGTTTCCAGGCGTTCGACTTGTTTAACCAAAATACAGGCGTAAGCCGCAGTGTAGCAGGCAACCAGATTATTGATACACGTACCAACAGGTTGGGCAGGTATTTTATGCTCACGTTTACGTTGAGACTGCAAAAATTTGCCGGCAGCCAGCGCGGGCGTGGTAACGGCGGTGGAGGACGACGAAACTTTGGCGGTGGCCGGCGCGGTGGCGGTCAGTAA
- a CDS encoding PH domain-containing protein, whose translation MLNQRRVFPSKRGFVIYIPLIIMVAIGGIYLYTGEYIALAVMLTVICAIFLPAFFDTWYAVSDTSLQVKSGLFHNKIIEIAAIKKIEDTRTIFSAPALSLDRLEIFYNKFDSIVISPENKAEFIRLLKDYNPLIEYVNKHA comes from the coding sequence ATGTTAAACCAGCGCAGGGTATTTCCGTCTAAAAGAGGATTTGTAATTTACATCCCTTTAATAATTATGGTTGCTATAGGAGGCATTTACCTGTATACCGGTGAATACATTGCGCTTGCCGTAATGCTGACCGTTATCTGTGCCATTTTTCTGCCGGCTTTTTTTGACACCTGGTATGCTGTTAGCGATACATCCTTACAGGTTAAGAGCGGGCTGTTTCATAACAAGATTATAGAGATAGCGGCAATTAAAAAAATAGAAGATACCAGGACCATTTTCAGCGCTCCTGCTTTATCACTAGACCGGCTGGAAATATTTTACAACAAATTTGACTCGATAGTTATTTCCCCGGAAAACAAAGCCGAATTTATTCGCTTGTTGAAAGACTATAATCCATTAATAGAATACGTTAATAAACATGCTTAA
- a CDS encoding toxin-antitoxin system YwqK family antitoxin, which translates to MLNKLYKCYLPLMLVLLLNAASGHAQELTQRKNRLTDSVTEVYQTYKENKNIMHGLYQALYKKSTPVASGMYNKNVRVGIWRFFDSKGRLIETYDYDNKELKFEGREDITSALRYFVDRDLDSTAKVTKPIKIGGRYYGYIPYLRLFTLPRDLSDINKNIFSAVVELLVSPYGRLADYKVHLVAPNFERVINMNTHLPDPADMVFTPATLNGEGISCRIMIKAYITDDGHLDFDNE; encoded by the coding sequence ATGCTTAATAAACTATATAAATGTTATTTGCCGCTGATGTTGGTTCTACTGTTGAACGCGGCCAGCGGCCATGCACAGGAGCTTACTCAACGTAAAAACCGGCTAACCGATTCGGTTACAGAAGTGTACCAAACCTATAAAGAAAATAAGAACATAATGCATGGCCTTTACCAGGCACTGTACAAAAAGAGTACACCTGTAGCTTCGGGCATGTATAACAAAAACGTGCGGGTTGGCATATGGCGTTTTTTTGACAGCAAAGGCCGGCTTATAGAAACTTATGATTACGACAACAAGGAATTAAAATTTGAGGGAAGGGAGGATATCACCTCCGCGCTAAGGTATTTTGTAGACCGTGACCTTGACTCAACTGCTAAGGTGACCAAACCAATAAAGATAGGCGGCAGGTATTACGGATACATACCCTATTTAAGACTATTTACCCTACCGAGAGACTTGAGTGACATCAACAAAAACATCTTCTCGGCAGTGGTAGAATTACTGGTAAGCCCTTACGGACGACTGGCAGACTACAAGGTTCACCTGGTGGCGCCAAATTTTGAACGCGTTATAAATATGAATACGCACCTGCCCGACCCTGCTGATATGGTATTTACGCCAGCCACTTTAAACGGAGAAGGCATATCATGTCGCATCATGATCAAGGCGTACATTACCGACGATGGTCACCTCGATTTCGATAATGAGTAG
- a CDS encoding FKBP-type peptidyl-prolyl cis-trans isomerase yields the protein MKIEPQHVVSLTYDLYTKQEDGSEGLVESATQEQPLTFLFGAGQMIPKFEENLSTLSTGDSYDFHIQAAEAYGEFDEEAVANLPKEMFNGSDLPQIGEVLPLQDNNGNRFQGQVVSVTEDSVIVDLNHPMAGQDLHFKGEIINVRPATPEELSHGHAHGPDGHHSH from the coding sequence ATGAAAATAGAACCACAGCACGTAGTATCATTAACCTACGATCTTTACACCAAACAAGAGGACGGCAGCGAAGGCCTTGTAGAAAGCGCAACCCAGGAGCAGCCGCTTACCTTTTTATTCGGCGCAGGCCAAATGATACCAAAGTTTGAAGAAAATTTGAGCACCCTGTCCACTGGCGATAGCTACGATTTTCATATACAGGCAGCAGAAGCATACGGCGAATTTGACGAAGAAGCCGTAGCTAACCTTCCAAAAGAAATGTTTAACGGTTCCGACCTGCCCCAGATAGGCGAGGTGCTGCCGTTACAGGATAACAATGGCAACCGTTTCCAGGGCCAGGTAGTATCAGTAACCGAAGATTCGGTAATTGTAGACCTGAACCACCCAATGGCCGGACAGGACCTGCATTTTAAAGGCGAGATCATTAATGTTCGCCCGGCAACACCGGAAGAACTGTCCCATGGCCACGCGCACGGCCCGGATGGTCACCACAGCCACTAA
- a CDS encoding thioredoxin domain-containing protein: protein MNRLANSTSPYLLQHANNPVDWYPWGPEALRKAKEENKLILVSIGYSACHWCHVMEHESFEDEGVAAVMNEHFVCIKVDREERPDVDQIYMSAVQLMTGRGGWPLNCICLPDQRPIYGGTYFRKNDWVSLLFNLADFYNTKPDEAEEYAVKLTEGINQYESVAFVHEQAEYSRADLEPIMKTWRRYIDNKEGGFGGAPKFPMPNNWIFLMRYAHLLKDDDIAASVQLTLKKMAYGGIYDHIGGGFARYAVDGVWHVPHFEKMMYDNGQLLSLYSEAYTWKRDQLYETIADEIITFVERELTSPEYGFYSALDADSEGKEGKYYIFTKAELQQILDGDTELFCIYYNVTDEGNWEEEHSNVFFRRDDDEELAQKLGIAADELRGRINLARQKVFDARDKRIRPGLDNKILASWNGLMLKGLCDAYRAFGNVGYLDLALRNAEFITTNLLSGDKLLRVFKEPVLLPNGDHEPIATFLDDYANVTEALIALYEVTFNEQWLQTAKGIADYAILHYYDKQTGIFYYTADDDQHLIARKYEIMDGVIPSSNSVMARNLRKLALFFDEESYHEIAAQMLRNIVPHLAKYGTAYPNWTTLLAEEILGTYEVAITGQDAGQLRAEFESYYVPNKIILGGDAATLSLLADKPGNVSKIYVCRDRVCSLPADNVADSLKQIE, encoded by the coding sequence CGCCAATTCCACTTCTCCATATCTATTGCAGCACGCCAATAACCCTGTAGACTGGTATCCCTGGGGACCTGAAGCACTGCGAAAAGCTAAAGAAGAAAATAAGCTGATACTCGTAAGCATTGGGTATTCCGCTTGCCACTGGTGCCATGTTATGGAACACGAAAGCTTTGAGGACGAAGGTGTTGCCGCTGTTATGAACGAACATTTTGTTTGTATAAAGGTTGACAGGGAGGAGCGCCCCGATGTAGACCAGATTTACATGAGCGCGGTGCAACTAATGACGGGTCGGGGCGGTTGGCCACTTAACTGTATCTGCCTGCCAGATCAGCGCCCAATTTACGGCGGTACATACTTCCGTAAGAACGATTGGGTAAGCCTGCTGTTTAACCTGGCCGATTTTTACAACACCAAGCCCGATGAGGCAGAGGAGTACGCGGTAAAACTTACCGAGGGCATAAACCAATATGAATCTGTAGCCTTTGTGCATGAACAGGCAGAATACAGCCGTGCAGACCTGGAGCCAATAATGAAGACCTGGCGCAGGTATATAGATAATAAGGAAGGTGGTTTTGGCGGAGCGCCTAAATTCCCGATGCCTAACAACTGGATATTCCTGATGCGGTATGCGCATTTGCTTAAGGACGATGATATAGCTGCATCAGTACAGCTTACACTTAAAAAGATGGCGTATGGTGGCATATATGACCACATAGGCGGCGGGTTTGCACGCTATGCGGTAGATGGTGTATGGCATGTGCCGCATTTTGAGAAGATGATGTATGATAACGGGCAACTGCTCAGCCTTTACTCGGAAGCTTACACCTGGAAACGTGATCAGCTGTATGAAACCATTGCCGATGAGATAATCACTTTTGTGGAACGTGAGCTTACGTCACCTGAATATGGTTTTTACTCGGCGCTGGATGCAGATAGTGAAGGCAAAGAAGGAAAGTATTACATTTTCACTAAAGCTGAACTTCAACAGATATTGGATGGTGACACCGAACTATTTTGCATTTATTACAATGTAACCGATGAAGGTAACTGGGAAGAAGAGCACTCTAACGTATTTTTCCGGCGAGACGACGACGAAGAACTTGCTCAAAAGCTGGGCATAGCGGCAGATGAGCTTCGCGGAAGGATCAACCTCGCCCGCCAGAAGGTTTTTGATGCGCGTGATAAACGCATAAGGCCAGGTTTGGACAACAAAATACTGGCAAGTTGGAACGGGCTGATGCTGAAAGGCCTCTGTGATGCTTATAGGGCGTTTGGCAATGTGGGCTACCTTGATCTGGCGCTGCGCAACGCGGAGTTCATCACAACTAATTTATTGTCGGGCGATAAGTTGCTGCGGGTTTTTAAAGAACCGGTATTGCTGCCAAACGGCGACCATGAGCCAATTGCAACCTTTTTAGACGATTACGCTAACGTTACCGAAGCCTTGATAGCCCTTTATGAGGTTACCTTTAACGAGCAATGGCTGCAAACGGCCAAAGGCATTGCAGACTACGCTATACTGCACTACTATGATAAACAAACCGGCATATTCTATTACACAGCAGACGATGACCAGCACCTTATTGCCCGTAAGTATGAGATAATGGATGGGGTGATACCATCATCTAACTCGGTAATGGCGCGTAACCTACGTAAATTGGCGCTGTTTTTTGATGAGGAAAGCTATCACGAGATAGCCGCCCAAATGCTGCGGAACATAGTACCACATCTTGCAAAATACGGCACAGCTTACCCGAACTGGACAACGCTGCTTGCTGAGGAGATATTGGGAACTTACGAAGTGGCTATTACAGGGCAGGATGCAGGGCAACTGCGCGCGGAGTTCGAGAGCTATTATGTCCCAAATAAGATCATTTTAGGAGGTGATGCAGCAACTTTATCGTTGCTGGCGGATAAGCCCGGCAATGTATCTAAGATATATGTATGCAGGGATAGGGTTTGCAGCTTACCGGCAGACAATGTGGCAGATTCGTTAAAACAAATTGAATAA